One window of Alosa sapidissima isolate fAloSap1 chromosome 21, fAloSap1.pri, whole genome shotgun sequence genomic DNA carries:
- the LOC121696262 gene encoding uncharacterized protein LOC121696262, which yields MGLESQTPNPAPGDLKITQVDTYLRLEPKTLGAIQVLIGILTLCLSATLLQITELHFFGDIVILLLFALEIILSGCILITTGLYPTLLWLKAMLVVHLVSLAFTTAALGLLSKNLPFRQLSYHCEHCRRFEIFSVLLIDGILGTLVLFLIVELVICIVAILVGLSVLAQGGIQLPGVSQRLTTPPVQVQPVMVAPAQMAQVSVVVTEPQAEPERTPEPKPAPKPVHAAVVPAPIVKVPSPPMESTEPQVVPIEPQVLSTEPQVVPIEPQVVPIEPQVVMMEPQVVSMEPQVVPLEPQVEPL from the exons ATGGGACTCGAAAGCCAGACCCCCAACCCAGCCCCCGGTGACCTAAAAATCACGCAGGTGGACACCTACCTGAGACTGGAGCCCAAGACGCTGGGG GCCATCCAGGTGCTAATCGGCATCTTGACCCTGTGTCTGAGTGCCACCCTGTTGCAGATCACCGAGCTGCACTTCTTTGGAGATATCGTCATCCTGCTGCTGTTTGCCCTGGAG ATTATTCTTTCTGGGTGCATCCTGATTACCACGGGGTTATATCCTACTCTCCTCTGG TTGAAAGCAATGTTGGTGGTCCACCTGGTGAGTTTGGCCTTCACTACGGCAGCCTTGGGCCTACTGTCAAAGAACCTGCCTTTCCGACAATTATCTTACCACTGTGAACACTGCCGTCGCTTTGAAATCTTCTCTGTG CTGCTTATTGATGGCATCCTTGGTACACTAGTCCTGTTCCTGATTGTGGAGCTTGTGATCTGCATTGTGGCCATATTGGTCGGGCTCAGTGTCCTTGCTCAAGGAGGAATTCAG CTTCCTGGAGTAAGCCAGAGATTGACCACGCCTCCCGTACAAGTGCAGCCCGTCATGGTCGCTCCAGCTCAG atGGCCCAGGTGTCTGTGGTGGTGACTGAACCTCAAGCAGAACCGGAGCGCACTCCTGAGCCAAAGCCGGCACCAAAACCTGTGCATGCCGCAGTAGTACCGGCGCCCATTGTGAAAGTTCCATCCCCACCTATGGAGAGCACTGAACCACAGGTGGTGCCTATAGAACCACAGGTGCTGTCAACAGAACCGCAGGTGGTTCCAATAGAACCACAGGTGGTCCCAATAGAACCTCAGGTGGTGATGATGGAGCCACAGGTTGTATCTATGGAACCACAGGTGGTGCCATTGGAACCCCAGGTCGAGCCTCTGTAA
- the LOC121695708 gene encoding uncharacterized protein LOC121695708, whose translation MGIDSQDPLPPPGNLTRTQAKGFMRSEPITLGSIQILIAVLTLFLGVSLLTPYDLTSQDFITHSIVMLIGAAGLIVSGAILIHTGRRPSLCMVKATLIFHLVSLIFSTTIIALLSNHLPYRQNMYHCEHCSQLELDVAQQHCFKMCTYKIEKPCKYLIDGLLCTIVVFIVLELVICIIAILFGLQVIIRGRAQPPPLLQQTAVTEVQGQSIEDPKSQPQEAVDGGTIAVEVETLPAEPQVDPPPQYKS comes from the exons ATGGGTATAGACAGCCAGGACCCACTGCCACCCCCTGGGAACCTCACCAGGACGCAGGCGAAGGGCTTTATGCGATCGGAACCCATTACGCTGGGG TCCATCCAGATCTTGATTGCAGTGTTGACTCTATTCCTGGGGGTCTCTCTGCTGACGCCCTATGACCTCACgtcccaagacttcatcacacacagCATTGTGATGCTCATAGGTGCAGCCGGG CTAATCGTATCAGGGGCCATTCTAATTCACACAGGGAGACGACCCTCGCTTTGCATG GTCAAAGCAACTCTGATATTCCACCTGGTGAGTCTGATCTTCAGCACGACGATCATCGCTCTACTGTCCAACCACCTGCCATATCGACAGAACATGTACCACTGTGAACACTGCAGTCAACTGGAGCTCGATGTGGCG cAACAACACTGTTTCAAGATGTGCACGTACAAGATCGAAAAGCCCTGTAAA TATTTGATTGACGGGCTCCTCTGTACCATAGTCGTGTTTATAGTTCTGGAGCTTGTGATCTGCATCATAGCCATTCTGTTCGGCCTGCAGGTGATTATCCGAGGTAGAGCACAG cctcctcccctccttcagCAAACTGCTGTTACAGAAGTTCAAGGCCAGTCTATTGAGGATCCAAAGTCTCAGCCACAG gaGGCAGTGGATGGGGGTACTATTGCTGTGGAGGTAGAGACTCTTCCAGCAGAACCTCAGGTGGATCCACCGCCACAGTACAAGTCCTGA